In the genome of Pseudomonas sp. B33.4, the window GCGCAATCACGAGGTCAGGGATGGTTGAACAGTGCTGCATTGCCCGGACACCCACGCTGAACCATGGAAAGCCGAAATTCCGCGCCGTTGGCGAGTTTTATCGACCTGTTGCTGGACGCCGTTTGTGCGGTCGACAAGCAAGGCCGCTTCGTTTTTGTCAGCGCCGCCTGCGAACGGGTTTTCGGCTATTCGCCTGAAGAATTGATCGGCCGGCAAATGATTGAGCTGGTGCACCCGGCGGATCGTCAGCGCACGCTCGCCGCCGCCAACGAAATCATGGGCGGCGAACCCAAACTCAACTTCGAAAATCGTTACCTGCGCAAGGACGGCAGCGTCGTGCATATCCTTTGGTCGGCGCGCTGGTCGGAAGTCGACCAACTGCGCATCGCCGTGGCGCGCGACATCACCGAGCGCAAGCAGGCCGAGTCGCGCCAGGCAGCGCTGTACGCGATTTCCGAAGCGGCCCATGCGGCCGAAGATCTGCTGGCGCTGTTCAAACGCATCCACCTGATCATCGGCGAATGGCTGCCGGCGATGAATTTCTCCGTGGCGCTGTACGACGAACACTGCGCGCAACTGAATTTCCCCTATCACGTCGACGATCACGAATTGCAACCCGAGCAACCGGGCACCGTCACCGGGCGTCTGTGCGCGGAAGTTATCCGTAGCGGCCAGCCGATTCTTCTGACGCCGGACAGTGCAGATTCCCCGGCGGATTTCGCCGAACTGGTGGCGGGGCAGAACTCGCCTTGCTGGCTCGGCGTACCGTTGAACTCGAAAAACGGCACCATCGGTGCCTTGATCGTCAAAAGTCTGCCCGGCGGCGAGCGCTATACCGAACAGGACAAGGAACTGCTGCAGTACGTTTGCGCTCAGGTCGCCACGGCCATCGAACGCCAGCAATTGCACGCCCGCCTGCGGCGCATGGCGCAGTACGATCAACTGACGCAACTGCCTAATCGCGAATTGCTGCGCGATCGTTTGAAGGCGGCTTTGGCCGGCGCTCGCGAGCAATCCGGGCACATGGCTTTGTTGTACGTCGACCTGGATCGCTTCAAACAGGTCAACGACACCTTCGGCCATGCCGTCGGCGACATGCTCCTGCAAACCGTGGCCAATCGTCTCAAGGGCTGCGTGCGGGAAACCGACACCGTGGCCCGAATTGGCGGTGATGAATTTGTCGTGCTGCTGCACAGCGTTCAGGCCTCGGAAGACGCTGACGGCGTGGCGGAAAAAATCCGACAGGTACTGGTGCAACCGATGCGCCTGGATGGCCACAATCTGCATATCGAACCGAGCATTGGCGTCGCCCGCTATCCAGAGCACGGCAGTGAGGAGCAGCAACTGTTTCGGCATGCCGATCAGGCGATGTACGCGGCCAAACGCTTGAACCATCACGCGTTGAATAGCTGATCCGGGGCCGCCGTTCGTCGCAGCGACTGCAACTTTTCTAAACCTTTGCCGGCCAGAAAATTCTCAATCTTAGGCGGGCACCTGCTCGCCACGATCATTACCAAGAGGTAGAGAATCATGCCTAATTCAAGAAACTCGAACTCGGGAAACTTCGCCAACGATCGAACGAAGGCCTCTGAAGCAGGTCGCAAAGGTGGGAAAACCACCACAACGACCGTCGACAAAGAGCCAAAACCCGATATGGGTCGCAAGCCCGCTCAGAAATCGAAGTAGTCGGTGAAGGTAGTTTTGATTGAGAGGCGGGGGCGTAAGCTCCCGCTTGAATTTTGCAAGTAAGGAGGGCGCGACCATGAGCCGAATGGCCACCCGTATACGCACCATGAGTTTTGCATCGCTGTTGGGTCTGTGTGCCAGTAGCGCTTTTGCCCAGTCGCCCGCCGATTTCATCAACGATGCCTCGGCCAAAGGCATGGCCGATATCGAGGCCAGTCGTCTGGCCCACAGCAAGGCCGAGTCGAAAGAGGTCAAGGACTACACCATCGTCGTCATCAACGACCGCACCACAGCCAACCAGCACCTGGCGAAAATCGCCAAGAAGCTCGACTTGCCGGTCGCGCCGCGTGAGGAACTGGCCGGCAAGGCCAAGGAGTTGATGCCGCAAGTGACCGAAGGCGCATCCTTCGATCAGGCCTACGCTGCCAGTCAGGTTAAAGCCACCGAAGAGGCCATCGAGCAGATTCAGCAGGAAGCGCAGACCACCGACGTGCCGGAGATCAAAGCCTTCGCCGACGAGACCCTGCCGAAACTGCAAAGCCATCTGGAGATGGCCCGCCAGTTACAGGCCAGCCGTTAATCAAGATCAAAAGATCGCAGCCTTCGGCAGCTCCTACACCTGTTTATGTAGGAGCTGCCGAAGGCTGCGATCTTTTGCTTTTTAGCATTCATTCAAATCCTGCTTCGGTTTGCTCTTCTCGCCCAGCCCCTCAAGATTGAACACTTCCCCTTCGCCCAACGAGCGGTAGTGCCTGCGCAACGCCTCCAACTGTTTCAGATCCAGCGCTTCCAGCCCAAGCATCGCGTTCTGCGCCTCTTTGGTCACCAAGAGCAATTCATCGATCTTCAAATGGAGAATGTCGGTGTCGCGGTTCTGCGTGTTCTGGATCAGGAACACCATCAGGAACGTGATGATCGTGGTCGAGGTGTTGATGATCAGTTGCCAGGTATCGTTGTAATGAAAAATCGGCCCGCTCAAACCCCACAACCCGATCAGGATCAACGCGCCCATGAAGGTCTTCGGACTACCAGCCACCATCGCGAGCTTCTGGGAGATTTTTGCGAATTTCATAGCGGGGTTCCTTATTGGGGGGAGTGCTTGAAATTCAGACATTGGGGGCGATATGAAAATTCTACTGATGTGCGAGATGTCCCTGAAAAACCGGCCTTCCGACCGGTTTTGGCATTGGTACTCTATAGCTTGATCTCAATGTCGACGGTCCAGTGGAAATAACCCACCACCTCACACTGCTGATTGACCAGCATGAAACTCAGTTCGCATTGCGCGTCGCCGGGTTTCTTCGGCGTGCACGTCCAGAAATGATCATCAGCCTGTCGGCTGCCCGGTGTTGTCGGGTCGTCCGGGTTGGGCGCGGGCACCGTCAGATCGGGATGAATTTGCAGGTTCGGTTCGGAAAGCACGCCGCTGTCAGC includes:
- a CDS encoding bifunctional diguanylate cyclase/phosphodiesterase produces the protein MESRNSAPLASFIDLLLDAVCAVDKQGRFVFVSAACERVFGYSPEELIGRQMIELVHPADRQRTLAAANEIMGGEPKLNFENRYLRKDGSVVHILWSARWSEVDQLRIAVARDITERKQAESRQAALYAISEAAHAAEDLLALFKRIHLIIGEWLPAMNFSVALYDEHCAQLNFPYHVDDHELQPEQPGTVTGRLCAEVIRSGQPILLTPDSADSPADFAELVAGQNSPCWLGVPLNSKNGTIGALIVKSLPGGERYTEQDKELLQYVCAQVATAIERQQLHARLRRMAQYDQLTQLPNRELLRDRLKAALAGAREQSGHMALLYVDLDRFKQVNDTFGHAVGDMLLQTVANRLKGCVRETDTVARIGGDEFVVLLHSVQASEDADGVAEKIRQVLVQPMRLDGHNLHIEPSIGVARYPEHGSEEQQLFRHADQAMYAAKRLNHHALNS
- a CDS encoding KGG domain-containing protein, which translates into the protein MPNSRNSNSGNFANDRTKASEAGRKGGKTTTTTVDKEPKPDMGRKPAQKSK
- a CDS encoding DUF4142 domain-containing protein, which gives rise to MSRMATRIRTMSFASLLGLCASSAFAQSPADFINDASAKGMADIEASRLAHSKAESKEVKDYTIVVINDRTTANQHLAKIAKKLDLPVAPREELAGKAKELMPQVTEGASFDQAYAASQVKATEEAIEQIQQEAQTTDVPEIKAFADETLPKLQSHLEMARQLQASR
- a CDS encoding low affinity iron permease family protein, with amino-acid sequence MKFAKISQKLAMVAGSPKTFMGALILIGLWGLSGPIFHYNDTWQLIINTSTTIITFLMVFLIQNTQNRDTDILHLKIDELLLVTKEAQNAMLGLEALDLKQLEALRRHYRSLGEGEVFNLEGLGEKSKPKQDLNEC